A single window of Zea mays cultivar B73 chromosome 10, Zm-B73-REFERENCE-NAM-5.0, whole genome shotgun sequence DNA harbors:
- the LOC109943076 gene encoding uncharacterized protein, with amino-acid sequence MQAIRTGSHGCCSLRHFVEHDKGAMRREPMWLRELGSRLLREVDGVLFTALIKQRARRARRRRGCCKKSMTRGLLRRESWRHGCCPSRETRAPVICCSVSAGAWERESRGAVRGRRALLLGGHGAGKWRSANGTSTVGRSAAGLLAVDSRGRRHGWSRGTRAQGEASARRGIAGKKEAWPWR; translated from the coding sequence ATGCAAGCGATACGGACGGGATCTCATGGCTGCTGCTCGCTGCGCCATTTTGTCGAGCACGACAAGGGCGCGATGCGGAGGGAACCCATGTGGCTGCGTGAACTGGGGTCGCGGTTGCTGCGCGAGGTCGACGGCGTGCTGTTCACTGCGCTTATAAAACAGCGAGCCCGCAGAGCGCGGAGACGCCGGGGCTGCTGCAAGAAATCGATGACGCGTGGCTTGCTGCGCAGGGAATCATGGCGGCATGGCTGCTGTCCGAGCAGGGAAACAAGGGCGCCGGTGATCTGCTGTTCTGTGAGTGCTGGAGCTTGGGAGAGGGAGAGCAGAGGCGCTGTGCGGGGAAGAAGGGCACTGTTGCTGGGCGGCCATGGAGCAGGAAAGTGGAGGTCGGCCAATGGGACTTCAACCGTGGGGCGCTCGGCTGCTGGGCTGCTCGCCGTGGACAGCAGAGGGAGGCGCCATGGTTGGAGCAGAGGTACCCGCGCCCAAGGAGAAGCCTCTGCGCGAAGGGGAATAGCAGGGAAAAAGGAAGCTTGGCCATGGCGCTAG